Sequence from the Bremerella volcania genome:
GGTCGTCGATCGACGCAATCAATCCATGCTCGACACGATGATGAACCAGGCCACGCAGCACTTGTGCCACGAATCGTTTCACGCGTATGTCGAGAACTATCTCTACCCGCAAGGCGAGTACGAGGTACCCATCTGGCTGAACGAAGGCTTGGCGCAGCTGTTTGAACATGCCCAGTTTGAAAACGGCACGTTCCGAATCGACCTCCCTCCGCAAGAGCTCCTCGCCAGCTTGAAGGACCGGCTGGAGCGCGATAACGGTTTGAGTCTGCAACGAATTCTGCAAACCGAAGCAGGCAGTTTCATCCTGTTCGAGAACCTGCACGAAGGGCGGCTTGATTACGACGTTGCCTGGGGATTGGCCTGGTACCTGGTGTTTCAAAAGCAGTTGTTCGCACCGGGCAATCTGGATCGCTACGTGCACAAGCGCAGCCAGCCTGCACCGACCGTGGAAGAGACCTTTGGCGAAAGCGTTTCTCGGGTTCAAGCCGAGTGGGTCGCGTTCATCCGCCAGTTGGATTCGTAATGTCGTTTACGACGTCTGTTCGACCAGGGCCTCGCCCAGGGTCCGCTTGATCGACTCGAGACGCTCTTGGTCGAAGATCTTATGCCCTTCCGAATCGGTGACGTAAAATACGTCGACCACTTGATCCAAATGCGTCGTGATGCGGGCTACGTGAACGCTCAGGCCGATATCGTAAAGCAATCGCGAAATCTGATAGAGCAGGCCTTGGCGGTCCTGGGTAAAGATCTCGACGATCGTGTATTGTTCGGCCGTTTCGTTGTCGATTTTGATTTCCGTGGGAATCGGGATCGCTTCTTCGGCCAGCCGCTGATTGCGAGAGGTCCAGGTCGTGGTGAACGTGGGAGCCTGGTCCTCCGTGGCGGTCAGGTATTTGCGGATACGCTGGCAGATGTCTTCCATGCGTTCGGGAGGCGACTGGCCATCGTGATCTTGATCCTGCACGAAGTAACGATCGAGCACCAACCCATCGGCCAGCGTGTTGATCTCGGCGGCCAGAATCGTCATGCGTTGGCTGGTCACGGCGGCGGTCAGACGGTGGAAGACACCCTGCATCAGGGCTTCGCGTGTGCCGATCGTGATTTCCAGCACGCCGCGATCTTCGCGGTACTGACACGCGACCATCGGCGAGTCGTCCTTCATCGCGTGAAGCTGTTCGAGATCGCTGATAATCTGCGTGGCAGGCGTTTCCTGCAGGAATCCTTCCGGCAGCGAATCGATGACGTGACGGTACCATTCTTCGTTCTTATGCCCACGAACGAGCGATGCCAGGCGATCGAGTTTCGCACGCCGCTGGGCGACCGTATCGACCGTATCGTCCCCGCCCAGGTTCTGCATCGATCGGCGGTACAGATCGGTCAGGACCCTTACCTTCCAGTCGTTAAGCGTGCCAGGTCCGACGCCGGCGAAATCGGCACAGGTCAGCACGAACAGCATTCGCATCCGCTCGGCAGGACCGTTCTGCATGGCGAAGCTGAGAACCAACTGTTCGTCGGACGTGTCGCGGCGAAACGCCAGGTGGGACATCGTCAGGTGATGCAGCACCAGGTGCACCAGCGTTTCCTTATCTTGCGACGAGAGCCAAAAACGATCGGCCACGTCCTCGGCAATGCGTGCCCCGACGATGCTGTGATCTTCGGAGAACCCTTTCCCCAAGTCATGAATCAGCAGGGCCAGGTGCAGGAGCCACTTCTTTTTGATTTTCATGTAGACGGCCCCCAGCGTGTCGTCCCGTTCGAGAAACTGGGTGGCGCACTCGACCGTCTTGATGCAATGCGCGTCGACGGTGTACTTGTGGTACTGATTGAATTGCAACAGACACCGCGCATGGGCCATGCCCGGCACGATCTTTTCCAGTAGCCGCAGTTCGTGCAAACGGCGCAGTAGTTCGCCCAGACGACCGGGCTCGGACAGAAGCGTCAAAAACGCCCGGCGAATCGCCTCGGTCATTTCGACTTCGCCTTGTCCCTGCATCTTGCTACGGATGACTTCCCAGGTCGGGTGATCGATCTGCCGACCAAATCGGCTGGCCGCTATCATTAATTCCAGCACTTGATCAATCTGGCCGGCTTTATGCTGTTTCCATCGCTTGGAAGTGCTGATTCGATAAGGGCTCACATGAAAGTCCCGATCGACGCGGCGAGTCATGATCGGGCCAAAGATTGTGGTAATGGGTGACTGAGGTCGAATCGAGGCGATGAAGTGCCGGGCCGCGTCGCGCACGCCGCCCGTTTGCTCGAAATAGGTCTGCATGAACTGCTCGACCGGCAACAAACCCGCGGTGCCTTGGAAGCCGTACAATTCGGCGATCCGAATCTGCTCGGCCCGGTCCAACAAGTCGGACGACTTGCCGGCGTGGAAGTGAAGTTCGTTTCTGAGCCGCAGCAGATACTCGCGGGCGTCGCGTAGGCTCTTGCGATCGCGATCGGAAATCGCACCGATGCGGTTGAGCGCGTCGACTTCGTTTTCGCCATACTTGGCAAAACCGAGCCACCGCACCATTTGAATTCCGCGCAAGGTGCCGCTCGAGCGTTTAATGTTGGGTTCGAGCAGGTGAATGATCTCGCCGTACTGCGCGCGTTCTTCGTCCCGTGCATTCATGATCGCGCGGTAGAGGCCGCGGAAATTGCGTTTCGCCCGGCGGCGAAAGGGTTCCGCAAAGTCGCGAAACAAACTGACGCTGCCTGCGAGATATCGGTTCTCAGCGAGCGAAGTGAAGATCGTCGCATCGGACAAGGCAGCCGAAACGGCCTGCTTCGGCGTTCGAAGGCTGTGCCCCAGTATCAAACCGACGTCGAACACGTCTTGCTGGAGCCGCTTGGTGAACTGAATCGCCGGCTCGCGAAAGGTCGGCGAATGCATGATCATCAAATCGATGTCGGAGTACGGAGCCGTATCGCGCCGCCCGTAACCGCCGTGCGGCACGATCGTGATGTTGCTCAGTACCCGCTCGGCCGTAAACCCAGGCACATCCTCGGCCGCCTCATTGACCAGTTCCAGCAGGATGGCATCGAAGCAATCGGTGATTTGCGCGCAAAGCTGCACGCCTGGCGTACCGGCCTGATGTTGACGTTTAAGTTTCTCTCGGTCTGCCGCGAGCTTCTGTTTTGCCGCGATTACCGATTCACGAAGGCGCAGTGCTGCCATGAAATGCTTCGCCTGTGTCGTCAGGGAAAAACGGCGCCGACTCAACCGGGTGGCGCCGCTGCTAGTTTAATCTAATTAAGAATTCCCCGACGGGATTCAAATCGCATCTTCGCCCGTTTCGCCGGTGCGGATCCGGATGCTGTCTTCCAAGTTGGTGACGAAGATCTTTCCGTCCCCAATCTGGCCGGTTTGGGCGGTCCGCAAAATGGTGTCGATCACCTTTTGCAGGTTTTCATCGCTGCACACGACTTCGATCTTCTTTTTGGGAACGAAGTCGACCGCGTATTCCGTGCCACGATACGTTTCGGTGTGTCCCTTTTGGCGACCGTAGCCCGAGACCTCGATGACGGTCATCCCGAACACCCCTTGCTCGCTCAGCGCGTTCTTCACATCATCCAATTTGAAATGGCGGATCACCGCTTCGACTTTTTTCATTGGGTTATCTCCTAGTGCGCCTTAGTGCTGTTCTGTGGACCGAGCCAGCAAGTACTGGCTCGGTCATGAAATATGAAAATGCATCGCCCTTGGCGGCGTGCGACGTTAGCTGAAGATGTAGCCTTCTTCTCCATGTTCGGAGATATCCAGACCACGGATTTCGCTTTCCTGGGTCACTCGCAGGCCGATCACGACATCGATCAGCTTCAGCAAGATCACGGTAGCTACCACCGAAAAGGCGATCGTTACCAACACGGCAACCACCTGGCCAATCACCAGCGTGACGCCACCCCCTTCGTACAAGCCGATCGGCTCGCCACCGGTCAAATCGCCACAAACGTGACGCGAAGCGAAGACACCGGTAAGCACGGCTCCCAAGGTTCCGCCAATACCATGAACGCCAAACGCGTCCAACGAATCGTCGTATCCCATGCTTTGTTTCAGCACAGCACATGCATAGTAACAAACAATCCCCGCGGCGGCTCCCATGGCCAAAGCCGGCATCGGCAAAACAAAACCAGCGGCCGGGGTGATGCACACCAGGCCAGCAACCGCACCCGAGGCACAACCGAGCACGCTCGGCTTGCCACGTGCAATCCACTCCATCATCGCCCACGCCACGGCACCAGCGGCCGCTGAAAAGTGCGTGACCGCAAATGCGTTCGAGGCCAGCCCGTTGGCGGCACCGGCACTACCGGCATTGAAACCGAACCAACCGACCCACAGCATGGCCGCGCCCAGCGTGGTATACGTCAAGTTATGCGGACGCATGTCGTCGTGGCCGAAGCCGAGACGTTTGCCGACAAACAAAGCACAAATCAGGGCCGAGATCCCGGAGCTGATGTGCACGACGGTCCCGCCAGCAAAGTCGAGCGCGCCGCCGGCCAGCGAATTGGGTTCTCCGTAGGCGAGAATTCCACCGTCCCAAACCCAGTGGCACAGCGGGCAGTAGACCAGCGTTCCCCACAAGATCGAGAAGACCGCCATCGCCGAGAACTTCATCCGTTCGGCAAACGCTCCGCAGATCAAGGCCGGAGTGATGATAAAGAACATCCCTTGGAACAACATGAACGTGTATTCCGGAATCGTTCCGTGCATCGGAGTCACCGGCTCGCCCAGCTCGGAGTCCCATGCCGGTTGGACGTTATTCATGAATAGAAACTCAAGATCGCCGAAATAGGGATTCGAGCCGCCAAAGCACAGCGTGTAGCCCCACAGGCTCCAGACGACCGTCATCAAGCCCATCAGGAACAAACACTGCATCATCACGCCCAGGACGTTCTTTTTGCGAACCAGGCCGCTATAGAACATGGCCAGGCCAGGGGCGGTCATGAACAGCACCAGCGCGCTGGAAGTCAGCATCCAGGCATTGTCGCCGGTATCGAGCCCAGGGGCTTCTTCTTCCGGAACCTCGACTTCGCCTGCGTTGCCGGCCTCGACCGGGACGTTCTTCTCTTCCGCTGGCGGGTCTTGAAGGTTCTCGGGAACGAGTTGAGCCGTCAACGGCTGACAGAGAATGAGTCCAACTAACATAGCGATCAGCGCGCAGGCCGATCGTCCACGAAGAAAATACGTGCGCATGAATCTCCACCTCGAAAAAGGTTGTATCAGATTGTGAGTGGTACGCGCGCCGCCTGATGATTTGCCTGGATCATCGCGCTCGTTGCCCTTTGCGACCCCGCCACGGGGACTGGAGAGATGTCCCAGTGTCTTGCCTGATGCGGAAGATGCACAAAGTTCAGTACAGAAAATAGGGGGCGGCGGGCTCCGCGTAAAGTAGATAAGTCCCGTTCTGGTAACTTTTTTAGGTAGCCCCGGCCGCATCAAGGCCGGACGGAAGGTGGCTTCCTGCCTATAATGGACGAAAACCCTTCCGTGTTTGTCGTTTGCCACCACACCAGGGAGTCGCCTCCATGCTGATGCGTTTGCACACCTTTCTATCGCTTGCCACCCTCATTGCGATCTGCACTGCCACCTCCTTTGCCCAGGACCAAGAGACGGCCGATGCCCCATCGGTCGAATCGAAATACCTTGCCAACGTTCGCCAGGTTACCTCCGGCATGGTGAAGGCCGGCGAAGGTTACTTTTCGCCAGACGGCAAGCGGATCGTCTATCAGGCCGTTCCCCCGCAGTACCCGTTCTATCAGATCTACACCCAGCCACTGGCCGGCGGCGAACCGGAACTGGTCAGCACCGGGCGCGGACGCACGACGTGCGCTTACTTCACCGTCGACGGGAAGGACATCTTGTTCGCCAGCAGTCATCGCGACCCGAACATGAAGCAGACCGAAGAGGAAGAAGTCGCCAAGCAGGAAGAAGAACGTCGTACCGGGCAGCGTCGGCGGTACTCGTGGGACTTCGATCCCTACACCGATATCTACGTCAAAGACATGAAGTCAGGCGAACTCACCCGTTTGACGACCGCCCAAGGCTACGACGCCGAAGGGGCCTTCTCGTACGACGGCAAGAAGATCGCGTTCTGTAGCGACCGCGACGGCGACCCCGACCTGTACATCATGGACGCCGACGGCTCGAACCTGAAACAGCTAACCAACGCCAAAGGCTACGACGGGGGACCGTTCATTTCGCCCAATGGTAAGTGGATCGTCTTTCGCAGCGATCGCAAGCAGGAAGGCTTCCTGCAGATCTACGTGATCTCGGTCGATGGCGAAAGAGAGTTTCAGCTGACCGATAACGTCGGCGTGAACTGGGCACCTTATTGGCATCCTACCCAGCCGTATATCATTTGGGCCGGTGCCGATCACTCGAAGCCGGGCCGTCCCAACTACGACCTGTGGCTGATGAAGTACGAAGAAACGGACGATGCCATCAAGCCGGGCCCCATTTGGCGGATCACTGATAGCCCCGCGGCCGATGTGCTGCCGGTCTTTTCGCCTGATGGCAAGAAACTGATGTGGACCAGTACCCGCACCGATGATCATAGCAGCCAACTCTTCATCGCCGATTTCACATTTCCCGAAGACGAACCCACGGAAGAAAAGTAACGAGCAACATGACGGATCAATCCATGCCGCAGACCAAGGCCTGCGGCTTTCTGATTGTCAAAGGGAACCCGATCGAGTCGTTTCTGTTGATGAAGCACCCCAATCGCTGGGACCTGCCCAAGGGGCATGTCGACGAGGGGGAAACCGAAATGCAGTGCGCGCTGCGTGAATTGGAGGAAGAAACGGGCATCACGGCGGACGACATCGCGATTGACCCGGACTTCCGCTACCAACTGCAATACGTGGTCAATTACAAAAAGAAGTTCGGCGGCACCGATGCCCTGAAGACGGTCGTCTACTTTCTGGCTCGACTCGATAAAGAGGTCGAACTCAACCTGACCGAGCACGGCGACGCCCAGTGGTTTGCCTGGGACCCGCCGCACATCATTCAAGAGCAAACCGTCGACGGGCTGCTGGCCGCGGTGGCTGAGCATGTGGGTCAGTCAAAGTAACGCAATCTCTTAAAGGCCGGAGGCCCGGTCGAATGCAACCAGGGGCACGAGCCCCGGGTATCGGGTCTCCTTTATCCTGTCCCTTCTCCACCGTCCGCAGGGGAGAGGGGGACAAGATTGCCTTGCTATTCCGCTACTTCGATCTCAAGCTGTCCGATCACTTGCGTCACCGGCAGGAAGGCCGCGAATGCTCCGGAACCGCTTAGGTCGGTTTGCGTTACCTTGATGTAGTCGACGCCGATTCCCCCTTTGCCTCGGGTTGCATCCAATGGCAACCAGCGATCCCCCATCCAGACCTCGGTCCACATGTGATAGGCAAAGCCTTTCTTTTCGCCGTAGTCGACATACACCAGGCCCAGCGCCCCGCGGGCAGGAAATCCTTTCGCACGTAGGAGAGCCATCAACAGCACGGCGTGCTCGGTGCAATCGCCTGTCTTCCCTTGCGCTACTTCGGCAGCGGACAGAAACCCTTGCGAGAAGTTTTTCTCTTCGATCGTGTCGTGAACGAATTTTTCCAGCAGCATGACCTGCTGAGTGGCATTGGCCCCCGAAAACTTGGCCTTCCGAAGCAGTTCTTGTACGGCCGGGTCTTCGACCTGCACTAATGGACTGGAAGCCAGGTCGGCATCAGTTGGCTTGTCGTTTTCGGGCAACTCGGCAGGCAATTTTGTGTCGGGACGGATTCGCCAGACGCGTAGCTTCGCCGTATTTGCGTCGATGGCAGTGACTTTTTGATTCGAGCTACTCGCGAAGATTTTGGCCGGGTCGCCTGACTTCAGCTTCACCTCGTACGTCAATTCCTCTAGTTCGTCGCGATTTCGCTGCGGCATACGGTCGACCGGGACGATCGTATCGAGTGCCAGGTCAAACGAAACGGCCTTGTTGGGGCTCAGGGCGAACTCTTTCGAGCAGCGGTAGATCTCGAAGTTTTGGACCGGGGAGGTCATCTTCACGATTTCACCAACTTCGTCGACCCAAGCGGTCGATTCGAGCGGTGGTTGCCCCTCGATTTCGGTCAGGTATTTTGTTTTCAGGAGGGTGACCATCGACCCGTCCAGCATCGAGACCGCTTCTTTTTCCTGCCCCTGGATCGAGTGCTTGGCCATGCGGTTCATCGTGGGAACGAGCGCCATCGCCGAACGCTTCTGCCCCGCTTCGATGGGAGGCTCTTGGAATAATCGATACACCGCATGCAGCCCGCCGTAGCCTGGCTGCCAGGGGATAGAGTCGTTGGCAACGCCTTGACTGCTGCCTCCCTGGGTCGATATCGAGAGGGTTTTACCATCCCTGGCAACCTGGCCGGTAAATCGAGTGACCGAACCGGCTTGATCGACCTTGGTACTGAACTGCTTTAAAGAGCCATCCGGCAGCGACAGAAAAACATTCTCGATGGCCATCTTCAGCGGCTGGCCAGCCCGTTGGATCTGCATCTGCTCGACCGTGGTGGTCCGAACGTAGTCGGTTTGATCGTGGGTGAGCCGCTCGATCTTCTCCATCGTGTGACCGATTTTCTCGCCCTGAAGCACGATCGCTCCCCAACTTTCCTGCGAGGATTTTATTTTTTCGGGATTCTGCCGGGACGTCTCAGCGGGCTTCGGGGCCGGACAACCGGCACATCCGAACCAAATCAGCCCAAACGAAATCATCCATGCAATGCGTTGATTGGGGCGTAGCATCATCCAGGCGGGGGGAGAAAAGCTTCAAAAAGGGGACATCGCGACTACCGGGAAGTATACCAAACACCTCATGCGTTTCGCCAAAGAATCATCGCGAAAGCAACGCGCTTCGCCACGCCCCAGTTAGGGCGATCGTAGGGATCAAATCAAGCTGCGGCCGATGGCATAGGTCGCGATTTGGTGCCGCTAGCGCCAAGTAAATTGCTTGGTTTGATTTCAAAGATTGTCACCTAAGCCCGGAAGGTGGACCGTTTTACGGTGCTATGTTCTCGTTAGATTCGCGTGAATTGCCCGCCGCGAGGCAGCCGCATTCCGTTTCACTTCAGTGGATACCGATTGCGGGAACCCCCTCGGCAAGAAAAGGCGTCACGCGACCAAAATCCAACCTAGGATTTGTAAAGAAATCAGAGAACTACTTGGACGGGACACGCAAGGCTTCCCAACCGAGCAAGAACACCGAAGCAGAGGTCACTCATGGGCTTCTTGAAACGATTTTTCAAGAGTGTTTTTCACGAGAACGAAATGGGCCACATCGCCAATAGTTTCGAGCATCTCTCGGAAGAGCAATTGGAAGCACACCTGGACGTTGGTAGCTACAACGGCTTCGAACTCACCGAAGCGGTTCGCCCTTCGTTTGATTTGAAGGTCGTGCCAACCCAAGGCTTCCGCCGAGAAGTGTATCGCGACGATCAAACCGGCAGCACGGTTCCTGTCCTGATGGGAAGCGCGACTCGATCGAACTTGTTTGAAACGTTCATGGATCTGTTGGATCCACTGGGTACGGAAGTCGACGTCGTTCTCGAGTCGAGCCACCACGGCGAGGGCCAGAAAAATGGCGACATGTACCGCGAACACATCGATCTTCCAGTTCTTAAAAGCATTCTTTGGGACTACGAAGATCTGCTGCTGAACGACGGCTGCACGGGGATCGCCGTGTTGAATCCTCACCAGCCGCTGGAAGTTCAGTTCGACGAACACAAACTGCTGATCGTCTACGGCAACGAACTGAAGCCTTTTGAACAGGCCTTCATCGACCGAGACGTTTACCCCAGCCCCGAGATGAAGTTCATCACGGAAGCCGAGCACGTCCATTCCTCGTCGCAGCGATACCAGCAGCAGTTCGAGGAACTTCGGATGCGATTGGGCATGGACGAAAACTACGGTTAAGCGTCTGCCCGAAAAAAAACACCAGAGAAAGCCCTTCAGGCCGTGATGCATGTCACGGCCTGAGGTGTTTCTTGCCGGCCATGCTAGCAAGCCGCTGATTTGACCTTGCTGTCAGCAGGTCGATTCGTCAAACTCTCGCTCCCTCTATTCAGTCGACAGGAGCGCAGCTTTGGCGCGATGGATACCTCTAGTATGCTCGCTGCTTTTGGGCAGTTTCGGATGCAGTAGCTTCGTACCGCTGCTGCACCACGCTGGAAGTGCGCCGGCAGCCCCCGTCGACAATCCCCACTTCGTACCCATCCGTGATCATGAACTGATGTGGGAACAGATTGTCGATGCGGTCGACACCCACTTCAAGATTCGCACGGAACAGCGAGTCCGTGTCGTGGCCGGGCAACTCACCGAGGGCCGCCTGGAAACGTACCCGCGGATCGGCAGTACCATGCTCGAACCGTGGCACACCGATTCGACCCGCGGCTACGAAAAGCTGGAGAGCACCCTACAAACGATCCGCCGCCGCTGCATCGTTCGCGTCATGCCAGAACAGGGAGGCTACTTCATCGGCGTCGAAGTGCACAAGGAAATGGAAGACGTCACCGGACCTTCCAACACGCAAATGGCGCTCGACGGAGTTCGCTTCGACGGCACTCTCCGCAGTCAAGAATCGACCGAGGAACTCGGACCGCAAACCGACGGCTGGATTCCGCTCTGCCGCGATGTGCTGCTCGAACAACGCATCCTGCAAGACATTCTCGCGCGGCTCAACGGCATTGAAACGGAACGCCCCAAAACGCCGTTCACGATTCATCCGTAGTCTTGGTCCCTTCGCCCCTTCTAGGCTGGGGAAAACTCGTTGCAGCTGTCGAGAAATGCACTTACTGCAAATTGTTGCGGAGACTTTGGTACTGCGCCGGCGTATCGACGTCGTTTCCGAGTTGCTCAACGGGGACCAATAACGGGGGAGATTTCGCTAACAGAGCGTTGATCCCTTGGTCGCTGGCCAGTGCATATACGTCGGAGGTGCACGACCAGGGGAGGAGCACCGGATGGCCGCGTTTTTCCGAATTTATGGGTACTACGATTCGACCGGGATGGCGTTCCGCTTCACGTAAAACAAGGTTGATCGTCCGCGACGAGAGGGTCGGCATGTCGGCCGGAGCGACCAGCCAGACGTCGTCCTGCGTAGGAGAGAAGCGAGATTCGATCGCTTGTAAACCGAGTTGGATCGAACCTTTCATGTCTGCCGGGCGTGGATCGGCGGCGATCACATGCACGGCGAGGTTTTGCAGAACGTTCCGCAGGTCGCGTCGCTCCTGGGGAATGACGACGAAGATGTGATCGGCCTCGGACTTCTGCCACGCGGCAATGACGGTTTCCAGAATCGTGCTATCGCTCCACGGTAGCAGCAGCTTATCGGTTCCCATCCGGCGGCTTTCACCGCAGGCCGGGATGATCGCGAAACTGCGCCGAGGCTTCGTCATTTGGCAGGCCGATTGCGATGCGAGACCAATTGCGCGACGATACTGATCGCGATTTCCTCGACCGTGCGGGAAGCGATGTCGAGACCGACCGGGGCGTGGACTTTGTCGAGTTGCTCTTGCGTGATTCCCTTTTCGAGCAGGTCGTCGAAGATCAAACGGATCTTTCGCTTGCTGCCGATCATACCCAGATAGGCCAGCGGCCGTTTGAGTAAGTGGTAGAGACCGATTTCGTCGTGGTTGTGCCCGCGGGTCACGACCAGGCCGTAGGCTCCGTCCCGCAAGGGAAGCTTCGGGAGGACCTCTTGGAACTTCCCAGGCACGCGCCGCATGGCCGTGGGGAAACGCTCGGCACTGATCACATCCGGTCGGTCATCGACCACGGTCACATCGAAGTCAACCCAGTGGGCCAGCCCGGCGACGGCCTGACCGACGTGCCCACCACCGACAATCACCAGTTCACATCGCGGCAAGATCGGAACGAAGGCAACGCCTTGCTCCCGATAGAAGAGGGGTCGGCCTGACAGGGGCCGCAGCGACTGGGCAGCGACGCCTTTGGCCTGGCGGCAATGGTTGGCGTCTCCCTGGGTAGCGATGATCGCTCCGGTCGGGGAAAGCAGGACCATGCCGAAGTTGCGAGGCGAGTCTTCCCGCGGATCGGCCAGGATGGCCAACGTGCCGCCCAGATTCGAAGTGATCGCTTCCAGGATCGACTGAAAGAAGCCGACCTTGCTGCCCGCTGTGAGCGGTTCGATGATTACTTCCATCCGGCCGCCGCAGATGAGTCCGTCGTCCCAGCCGTAGTCGTGATCGAGCACGAACTCGGTGACGATCCCCTCCCCTACCTCGAGCAGTTCGATCGCCCGACGTTTGACTTCGGCCTCGACGCATCCGCCCCCTAGCGTGCCGACCTGCTGACCGCTGGGGTAAACGAGCATCGCCGCCCCGGCCTTTTGTGGGGTCGAACCGCGGGTATCGATCAGCTGACAATAGGCAGCCGACTTGCCGGCAGGAATATCGGCGACCAGGGCTGTTAAGACGTCACGCATGCAGGGACTTCGAGAAAGATCGTGGGAATGTGTGTCTGTATCGTACTGCGAACCACCGGGCCGAGGCCAGTAGCGAGCGCCATAGCATGCCGGGCGAGTGATTGACCGGCGGCGTTTCGGCTTCTAAATTCCAATACATCGTAAGATCGTTGGCTATTGTTACCTTCGCTGGAAGAAGATCGTCATGCGTCACTTATCGCTTGCCACTTTGCTCGTCGTTTTGGTATTCGGTTCCCGGGCCTGGGCTCAAGAAGCGGCCGCTCCCGAAAGCGTCAAGCCTGGGATCAACGATTCGTTTCTCGACCCGGATCTCGACGTCGAGGCCTACGTGAAACGGTTCGAGGTGGAAAGCCGCGAGGTGTTTGCCGC
This genomic interval carries:
- a CDS encoding TolB-like translocation protein; translation: MLMRLHTFLSLATLIAICTATSFAQDQETADAPSVESKYLANVRQVTSGMVKAGEGYFSPDGKRIVYQAVPPQYPFYQIYTQPLAGGEPELVSTGRGRTTCAYFTVDGKDILFASSHRDPNMKQTEEEEVAKQEEERRTGQRRRYSWDFDPYTDIYVKDMKSGELTRLTTAQGYDAEGAFSYDGKKIAFCSDRDGDPDLYIMDADGSNLKQLTNAKGYDGGPFISPNGKWIVFRSDRKQEGFLQIYVISVDGEREFQLTDNVGVNWAPYWHPTQPYIIWAGADHSKPGRPNYDLWLMKYEETDDAIKPGPIWRITDSPAADVLPVFSPDGKKLMWTSTRTDDHSSQLFIADFTFPEDEPTEEK
- a CDS encoding bis(5'-nucleosyl)-tetraphosphatase, which produces MTDQSMPQTKACGFLIVKGNPIESFLLMKHPNRWDLPKGHVDEGETEMQCALRELEEETGITADDIAIDPDFRYQLQYVVNYKKKFGGTDALKTVVYFLARLDKEVELNLTEHGDAQWFAWDPPHIIQEQTVDGLLAAVAEHVGQSK
- the glnD gene encoding [protein-PII] uridylyltransferase, encoding MAALRLRESVIAAKQKLAADREKLKRQHQAGTPGVQLCAQITDCFDAILLELVNEAAEDVPGFTAERVLSNITIVPHGGYGRRDTAPYSDIDLMIMHSPTFREPAIQFTKRLQQDVFDVGLILGHSLRTPKQAVSAALSDATIFTSLAENRYLAGSVSLFRDFAEPFRRRAKRNFRGLYRAIMNARDEERAQYGEIIHLLEPNIKRSSGTLRGIQMVRWLGFAKYGENEVDALNRIGAISDRDRKSLRDAREYLLRLRNELHFHAGKSSDLLDRAEQIRIAELYGFQGTAGLLPVEQFMQTYFEQTGGVRDAARHFIASIRPQSPITTIFGPIMTRRVDRDFHVSPYRISTSKRWKQHKAGQIDQVLELMIAASRFGRQIDHPTWEVIRSKMQGQGEVEMTEAIRRAFLTLLSEPGRLGELLRRLHELRLLEKIVPGMAHARCLLQFNQYHKYTVDAHCIKTVECATQFLERDDTLGAVYMKIKKKWLLHLALLIHDLGKGFSEDHSIVGARIAEDVADRFWLSSQDKETLVHLVLHHLTMSHLAFRRDTSDEQLVLSFAMQNGPAERMRMLFVLTCADFAGVGPGTLNDWKVRVLTDLYRRSMQNLGGDDTVDTVAQRRAKLDRLASLVRGHKNEEWYRHVIDSLPEGFLQETPATQIISDLEQLHAMKDDSPMVACQYREDRGVLEITIGTREALMQGVFHRLTAAVTSQRMTILAAEINTLADGLVLDRYFVQDQDHDGQSPPERMEDICQRIRKYLTATEDQAPTFTTTWTSRNQRLAEEAIPIPTEIKIDNETAEQYTIVEIFTQDRQGLLYQISRLLYDIGLSVHVARITTHLDQVVDVFYVTDSEGHKIFDQERLESIKRTLGEALVEQTS
- a CDS encoding transglutaminase-like domain-containing protein codes for the protein MLQGEKIGHTMEKIERLTHDQTDYVRTTTVEQMQIQRAGQPLKMAIENVFLSLPDGSLKQFSTKVDQAGSVTRFTGQVARDGKTLSISTQGGSSQGVANDSIPWQPGYGGLHAVYRLFQEPPIEAGQKRSAMALVPTMNRMAKHSIQGQEKEAVSMLDGSMVTLLKTKYLTEIEGQPPLESTAWVDEVGEIVKMTSPVQNFEIYRCSKEFALSPNKAVSFDLALDTIVPVDRMPQRNRDELEELTYEVKLKSGDPAKIFASSSNQKVTAIDANTAKLRVWRIRPDTKLPAELPENDKPTDADLASSPLVQVEDPAVQELLRKAKFSGANATQQVMLLEKFVHDTIEEKNFSQGFLSAAEVAQGKTGDCTEHAVLLMALLRAKGFPARGALGLVYVDYGEKKGFAYHMWTEVWMGDRWLPLDATRGKGGIGVDYIKVTQTDLSGSGAFAAFLPVTQVIGQLEIEVAE
- a CDS encoding P-II family nitrogen regulator, with the translated sequence MKKVEAVIRHFKLDDVKNALSEQGVFGMTVIEVSGYGRQKGHTETYRGTEYAVDFVPKKKIEVVCSDENLQKVIDTILRTAQTGQIGDGKIFVTNLEDSIRIRTGETGEDAI
- a CDS encoding ammonium transporter; protein product: MRTYFLRGRSACALIAMLVGLILCQPLTAQLVPENLQDPPAEEKNVPVEAGNAGEVEVPEEEAPGLDTGDNAWMLTSSALVLFMTAPGLAMFYSGLVRKKNVLGVMMQCLFLMGLMTVVWSLWGYTLCFGGSNPYFGDLEFLFMNNVQPAWDSELGEPVTPMHGTIPEYTFMLFQGMFFIITPALICGAFAERMKFSAMAVFSILWGTLVYCPLCHWVWDGGILAYGEPNSLAGGALDFAGGTVVHISSGISALICALFVGKRLGFGHDDMRPHNLTYTTLGAAMLWVGWFGFNAGSAGAANGLASNAFAVTHFSAAAGAVAWAMMEWIARGKPSVLGCASGAVAGLVCITPAAGFVLPMPALAMGAAAGIVCYYACAVLKQSMGYDDSLDAFGVHGIGGTLGAVLTGVFASRHVCGDLTGGEPIGLYEGGGVTLVIGQVVAVLVTIAFSVVATVILLKLIDVVIGLRVTQESEIRGLDISEHGEEGYIFS
- a CDS encoding nucleotidyltransferase family protein, whose product is MTKPRRSFAIIPACGESRRMGTDKLLLPWSDSTILETVIAAWQKSEADHIFVVIPQERRDLRNVLQNLAVHVIAADPRPADMKGSIQLGLQAIESRFSPTQDDVWLVAPADMPTLSSRTINLVLREAERHPGRIVVPINSEKRGHPVLLPWSCTSDVYALASDQGINALLAKSPPLLVPVEQLGNDVDTPAQYQSLRNNLQ